The Humulus lupulus chromosome 3, drHumLupu1.1, whole genome shotgun sequence genome window below encodes:
- the LOC133822877 gene encoding uncharacterized protein LOC133822877, giving the protein MASNSREARRRRILERGSDRLALITGHIDNLPDPSPSLHRLNQDTQPLLSHQDYQSHPIDKINVFSHGEDRTSSPVLPKDDHNTDCGPIEGDFDGSSSMPLFSKEETNFEPLRNRNSGSEDSLLNSSLASSRDQSSSVSNLATERQVESQTQKYRFFTPNQITSALAATERTRFFCSIALALLVVLSYFGFPILRSKFIKSIISFRPLYLVWLTNATAVLAQLLRIQGSRRENKTSSADGNDLAAQLGKTLEIGLLIQKGADAVFMTCAVYAVIVVCGVSFVQNLN; this is encoded by the coding sequence ATGGCGTCGAACAGCAGAGAAGCTCGGAGAAGGAGGATTTTGGAGCGAGGATCCGACCGTCTTGCTCTCATCACCGGCCATATCGATAACCTCCCTGATCCTTCTCCCTCTCTCCATCGTCTTAATCAAGATACACAGCCCTTGCTTTCCCATCAGGACTATCAATCTCATCCAATTGACAAAATTAACGTTTTTTCTCATGGAGAGGATAGGACATCTAGCCCTGTGTTGCCAAAAGACGATCACAACACTGATTGTGGCCCAATTGAAGGCGATTTTGATGGAAGCAGTTCAATGCCTCTCTTCAGTAAAGAGGAGACCAATTTTGAACCGTTAAGGAACCGGAACTCTGGTTCAGAAGACAGCTTGTTAAATTCATCTTTGGCCTCGTCTAGGGATCAAAGTTCTTCAGTTTCTAATTTGGCTACAGAAAGACAGGTGGAATCTCAGACACAGAAATACAGGTTTTTCACTCCAAATCAAATTACTTCTGCCCTAGCAGCTACAGAGCGCACTCGCTTTTTTTGTTCTATAGCATTAGCCCTTTTAGTTGTTTTGTCATATTTTGGATTTCCTATACTACGTAGCAAGTTCATAAAGAGCATTATAAGCTTCAGGCCTCTCTATCTAGTTTGGCTTACAAATGCAACGGCTGTGCTTGCACAACTTCTTCGTATACAAGGAAGTAGAAGAGAAAATAAAACCTCATCGGCTGATGGAAATGATTTGGCCGCACAACTAGGTAAGACTTTAGAGATAGGTTTGCTGATTCAGAAGGGAGCTGATGCCGTGTTCATGACTTGTGCTGTTTATGCAGTAATTGTCGTGTGTGGCGTCTCTTTTGTTCAGAATTTAAATTAA